The region AATAAGGCATGTGCTAGCTTCTTTACGGAGGAGTTTGATGGTCAAACTTTGGAGACCTTCACCGCCGTTACGACCTCCAGAGATTGGCCTCAGAATTGCTCCATGACTGCAACATACTTTCCTCAAACTCGACTCACCCTTGGCATTATTTTCAACTGCGATGACAGACAAAAGGGACTCATTCAGAATTTGCTAAAGGCCTCTCCAGAAGTAAGTAGTCACTCCTCCCTCATGCTTGGTCTGTATTGCGAATTGCAGAGAGACCGGTGTGATCATCTGGCCCAGAGTGTCTCCACCAGCGCTACAGACGTGTTGCAAAAGATGGAGTACCTTGATGGGGTCGAGAACAAGCAAGAAGGTGGCAATGCGGAGAAAGGAGATACTGGAAAAACACTTGGCTTAGTTATTTCCAAGTGCAAAAGAGTGGAGGCGGAGATAAGGATCACGAAAACGCACATTGGGAATATTATGAAGGAGATGTCGGAAAGAAGCAAAGTGTGTAGAGACGGGGAGGAAAGTAGCATTCGACCTGAGGATGCCGATGAGAAGACTATGAGAAAACAAGGGACGCTGTACAAACGTTGACTTCAGCAAATCCTAGTTGCAATGGATGGTCAAATGGCCCAGTGTCATCAAAACAATCACGTCTTTAATCAACCTTGGCACCCCTTGGGTGCGCTATTGTAATTTTGAATTGACTAAATTCAGATGTGCTCGGCTGAAGAATCAAGACATTCCTACCCACTTGCTTTCTTTATTCAGGGTAGAAGTTCCACATTCTCAGGTGCACTTTTTCAAAGTATAAATGAGAGAATGGCCGAGCACTTGATCTGAAAAGATGTTGGATTGAAAGAACCAATATTATTGATTTGTTTCGTGTCCTTCCATCGAAAGtcttccccaacaccccttACCCATTCCTGACGCACCTACTGGAGGTGGCATGTGCGTGTCGCGATTTAACCCAGTGCTTGCTTCCCAAAGAGTCAAGCAAGGAACCCCAGTGCCGTGGCTATCGTCGGAGGAACTTGAACTTGAAGCAAGGCTCTAGACTATTACGACTTTCATTCCTGGCAGACCTGGCGGTGAGGAAATCCCAAAAATGTCGGCTCGGGGAGAAAACCAAGTGCACTGCCCTGGAACTTCCTGGTGACCTCAGTCACATTCATGAGACTTCACCTTCTAAATGACCCTACTCGAGTCATAAGTCACTGATAAGGCTCCGAGTTGGCTTTCTTCATGATGTTCTGGTATGAATCCTCAGACTCGGTGAAGGCACCGAGACATTGATTGAGGGCCTGGGCCAACAGAAGGCCGAGAGCATATCCCCGACACGAGGCAAGGGAACATATTTGACTAATATATACAGATCATTGCTGATTCTGGGCCCATTCGTCGAGGATGGTATTTGAGACATCGAGTCATCTGGATCGTCGACCATGTGCTTGGGCCAGACATGATTGCTGAGGAATGTGATGAACAAGAATAGAACATCCAGAAGACCCAAAGAAGCCACAAAGCCGAGACACTAGCAGAAAGAGTCAGACGAGGCCTCGGCAGGATCTTTCGAGCCGATTTTTCCAAGGCTGGATCATGGTAGCATCGTGTGCATCACAAGATTGGCCCAATTCTCGATGAAGTGGAAAGTGGAGCTGGCTCTCACAAGATGGCGGGTCCCTGCGGTCCAATTAAAGACGACATCGTGTTTGTGTGACCCACTGGGCTAGCGGACTGCAGCCAATTGAAGCTCCCAATTGCTGTTTTTGTGGAGCAGCACCGGTCGCTCGTCCGAGAAAAAAGCTTGTTTCGGTTTCCCACGTTTTTGGGGAGCTTTGACAGTGACAGGTGTCTTGTCAAGGTTTCAGCCTGTGTTTTGTTGGCGATGTTTACCTTCTATCGGTGTTTGTCGCTGTCTTTGGGATGAGTCAAGCACCACCGATCAGGTCTATCATCCCTCGAAGATGAGAGTTCCATCTGGCCCCCACCGGCATTCCAGCAAGACACATCACATGAAGAATCCGACTGCCTGGAATTTTCTGTCTTACGATTTCTTCTAGATTCCTAGACCCAACGGTCCGGTCGAGTTCGTCCGCCCGTTCCGAATCCGGCTAGGGCTAGTCTCCAGCACCAGCTGAATCCACAGCTTGGTCTCGTCTATCCCCGTTTGGGACCACAACGTCCGAGCCCAGCCCACAGCAGCTACAGCTTTGCTGCACGACCAGCGCGAATTTATTTTCCCCAATAGTTCTGGCATAAACGCCACCTGTAAGGAAGAGATTATGGAAATCAGATTTATTGACCGGTTTTGTGCTGCATTCCACAGTCATGTGCGGCGCTGGGAGGCGCCGACTCCACAGAATGCAAGACACGCGAGGTGGCGCGCCCCAGACCCCTGACCTTGAATGATGATGGAGTCGACACTATCGAACTCCAATTTCCCTCCTGCAGCTTGTCAGCCAAGTCCCCCAAGAGCAACAGAGGTTCGATGAGGGTGGAAAATCAACACAGATAAATGGGCAGTGCCCCTTCCCTGCTATCATCCATAATCTCGGACCCCCAGCGCTCTCTTCATCACCGCACCGCATTGCCTCTCGTTAACTGTGCAAGACAATCTAGCAATGGCTTCCACTCGCTCATCTTCTGGCCTGCGGGCTGTGTCTCTCTTTTGCCTTATTGCCGCTTCTCAGGCCGTCCCTCACGGCAATGTCTTCAAACGCCAGGGCACTTCGTCAACCCGCAATGGATGCTTCGTCAGCAACGTCAATGACCAACGTCTTCTGTCCGCCTCTACCTACGCCAGTGATGCCATGACCGTCGAGAGCTGTGCGTCCTTCTGCTTTAGGCACAAGTACTTTGCTCTCGAATTTGGCCGTGAGTGCTACTGCGGAAACTCCTACACTGCCCAGCCCGTCAGTGATACCCAGTGCTCTATGCCATGCGCTGGCAACCCAGCACAGAATTGTGGCGCCGGTAACCGTGTCGACCTCTACACCAACGGACTCTACGTTCCCCGAGCACCCGCCACCCTGAGCACACCTTACCTCGGTTGCTTTGTTGACGAGGGACCCCGTGTGCTCCCTAACAACCTCCTGGGCGCCAGTGATATGACAGCTGAGAAGTGTGCTGCCCACTGTTCCAACTATTCTTACTTTGGGCTAGAGTATGGCAGAGAGGTAAGTCTTGTCGTTGCCCTGCATAAATATTCGAGTTAAACACTGACTTCGTCTCTGTAGTGCTGGTGTGGAAACTCCAAGCCAAAGAACCCTGCCCCTGAAACAGATTGCTCATTCCCTTGCTCCGGAGACGACTCTCAGCTCTGCGGTGCCGGCGGCCGGATCAATGTCTGGGGAtcccctcttccttcccctgAAAATGTTGGCGACTTCGAATACACTGGCTGCTTCACCGATGCCGTTGGTCAGCGTTCGCTCAGAGGCAAGACCACCTACGACTCACAGATGACCTTGGAGAAGTGTGCGGCCTCCTGCACCGGATACGATTACTTTGGCGTCTCATTTGCGGAAGAATGCTACTGCGGTGACACACTGGAGCCAACAGCCGAGGAGGTTCCCCAGGCCGAGTGCGCGATGCGTTGCCCCGGCAACTACAACCAGGTCTGCGGCGACGCCAACAGGTTGAACGTCTACTCCAACGCCCAGTGTCTCCCGGATCCGGAAAGCCCACTCAGCGTCCCCGGCTTCAACTACCAGGCCTGCTGGACCGATCAGGTTGGCGACCGCTCCCTTCGCGATGTCGTGGAGCGTAGCGACAACATGACTGTCGAGACATGCGCCGCCATTTGCGAGGACTTCAACTTCTTTGGTGTCGAGTTCGGCAGGGAATGCTTCTGTGGCAACACCCTCTACGGAGAGGTGGCACCTGCTAGCGATTGCACTTTCCGGTGCGCCGGTGACTCGACACAGCTCTGCGGTGCTGTTGACCGGTTGAACCTGTACTATGCTACTGTTCCCCCAACCACGACATCGACTGTTGCCACACCTACTCCTACACCTACCCTCcctgttgaagaagaggatgatggggagccCACTGCTACCACTGAGACCCCAACTCCCACTTCCACTCTCCCCGgcggtgacgaggaggatgaggagccCACACCTGTGTCCACTGCCGTGGATGCTGAGCCCACTGACACCGACGTGGAGGATGAGCCCCCCGTTGAGACTGACGtggaagacgaagaggacgatgaggCTCTTCCCACTCCTACTCCCAACTAAGCGATATTATCGTGACTCATGAAACAGGTGTGTTTTGCTCgcgtttttttctttttggtttgtttgggATACCATGCGCAGCAATATTGCTCATCTTATGCTGTAGCCACGATCATTTGGATTTACTTTGTTAGTTGAGCATGGCAATGTCACACAAGGGACTCGTATATGTCACTCATACATTTTTATCTGTTTCACTTCCTCGGATACTGCATAGCGGTACTTGTCTCGTGTTAATGTGGTGATATTTGTTGCATGACATAAATCGATGCAGTGATGCAGTCCTAGTGAACAGGGAAAAAAGCCCAcagaagaaaagaatatGACTCGGCGAGGAAGTACCTAATTACCTACAGAAAAACTTAATATCCGTAATCAGTAATACAAATGATTAAGACAGCTCTTACATGACAGACAGATAATCCTCATCTGAGCCCAACCCTCAAAAGTTTTATCATTACCCAGTCCTTTTTCATCACCGCCCaagctttctttttttaccATGCAAACTTCATTATCTATCTAGAGGCTTGGATGATACACTCGGCGCTTGTGATTGTTGAACTACCGTTTGCAAACGCAGAGCAACTTTATCTTGACAGCTTACACACGCCAGAAAGCCGTTTATTACCAGGAGAGCTGACGATGCCCTTTGTTTGCACGGGGTTACTGCGGTGCGTTTGTTTGTATTCTTCAACGACAACAAGGAAAAAAATCAACATCTCAAGGCAACCGATGCCGTGTACCTGCCTACTTACATGGTcataataaaaaaaaaaatgaaagTGAACCAGATGAAAGTGGTGCTCGGGGGGGACATCGGCAGGAGGTGACACACATTGGACTCGAACTCTGCAGATATAGAACGCTAAGCACTGCGGGTAATTTTATCAATAGAATCCTATATGATAAACACTCAAGACCACTGCGCCATGGGGACCTTTTTGTTGAATTTCAACCGCAAATTTCCTTATTGATATACCTAGGCACCTTGCTCCGAGATCAAGGGTTAGGGGCCAGATAGTGGACCTGTCCCCGCATGCTGCTGCCTAGTGCTAGCAAAGGCGCGTAACCTCGACAATGCCAGATCGCAACTTCCTTCGATTGACTGCGTCGCTCAATTAACCCTCGCCGACACTTGATATATAAAAGACGAGGTTCAGTGCGCTATTCCTCCGTTTCTTCCACCCATACCTACCGTACCTAGTTGGCACATAGACCGTAGACGTCATGCCTGTCACAATCAAGACCGGGAACACATGGCCCGAGGCGTGGGACCGAGAGCTCAAGGTTGATAGTTCCTTTCGACGTGAGAATGAGACAGGGCCCCAGTACGTGAACCCTAAGGCGACTAGTTCGAGTGCCCTCCTCGCTGGAGTGTCGCGCGAAGAGCATAGCCAGAGCAAAGGCATTCTCCAGTGCTCCCTCGCCTTCGACGATAAGGACTTGGCCGACAGCTTCGTCTCGCCTTCCAATAACGGCTTCGTCAACACCATGGTTCATGCGTACAGCTATCATCACCATGTTGTCCTCCGTCCCGAGGACATCTGGTTCGCCGTTCTCACACAGCTCAGTTTCTACATGAACAAGAACGCCGAAGCTCTACGCTCCCTATTTGTAGCCCACGAAGGCAAGAAGGAACTTTCGATTGAGATGGACGATCAAGGCGGTGGTCTCGAGAACGTTGACTTTGGCATCTTTGCCAAGAAGATGACGCACCTACTCCAGGAGAATGTGCTCGACCCAGACTTTCGTCAGTGGATCATCCCCAacttcaccaccactaccGACAACGATCTCGTGGTTGGCAGCATCCTTATGATGGGCGGGCTAAAGGAATACTTCGCTTACAGCTGTGACACGTGCTGTGGTATGCCCTCCGTTACCCTTCTGGGTGAGCGCGAGGACTACGAGAAGATTCTTAAACGACTCGATGGTTTGCCCCGTCTCGGCAAGGAGCCCACAACATTTGGCCTGTTGCTTGGCCCCATCATCCGCCGCTTCATCGCCAGCTTCGACAACCCAAGAGACCCGGATGTGCTCAGTTTCTGGGCCCGCTCCGTAGATCGAGAGTCCGATAGCGGGACGGATGACCTCACCGGCTGGATCTCAGCCTTTTGTTTCTGGGATTCGCTGGGCCAGTGCACGTACGATGGCGATAACAACTGGCCCAGCAGACTAACCCTTGACGGAGTCAAATATGGCTATGCTAAGACGGAGGAGATTCCTAACGGCTTCGCTGCAGTTCCGGTCAAGATTGTGTACTTCGGTGATGAGATACACAGCCGGATGGTGGCGGGATCGGTGGGCATTCGAGGGATAACATATAACGAACGATTTGGCGTGGACGACTCTGCACCTGCATCAGCTTCTAGTAGAGTTACATCTCTGCGGGACACGATCCAGCctgtggttggttggtggattTACAGGACTGAGAACGACACTAAGGGTGTGAACTTTTCGTTCAAAAAAAGGCCTTCTGAACCTCGCTTTCAGAGCCAGGCCAAGCCGAACGCTAAACTGAATTCTAAAATCCGTGCCAAGCAATTAGTCCACCAGTTCATAGGGCTGTTTAAGAGCCATGGCATATAACGTGGTAGCTaggaggtggtggctgaAGTATAAATAAGGCCCTGAGCCTTCGTCATCGATTACCCCTTTGCTCTATCTCGAGGCCGCGGTCAGTAGTCAACTATCCCCTTGAAATCTGACTTTGTATATACTAACAGTTGATAATGTTACGATTAATCCATTCTTTCGCACGCTATGCTATCAACAAATTCGAGATCTGTCTTCTCTCCCAAAAGACGCTGTTGATACCCAGATGCACTCTACAATGTATCCATCTTAGCGAACTCATGTAACAACACCATGGCGTACCCTGGCCATCACCTTGCAAGCTATTTCAGCATTTCCCAAAGTTCTTTGGGTGCGACTTCCAGTCAATACAGCCCGCTCGCCAACACAGGAAGGGAATTCTGCCGTTTCGTTTGCGAACGTGCCTCCCAATTTTCTGAACGTGAATTTGTATCTTCTTTCTTCCCTGAGTGTTCATTTCAAGAGGCTTGGACTATAGTAGCACCAGTCACGTGCACGTTGTTATGGGATGCCTTTCGGATTAGAGTTATTTGGCCGGCGATTGACGGAGGAGGCaggaggttgaaggagaTACGAGTACATACGAGGAGGTTCGGACAATTTTGATGGATATTTCGCACGCTTTGTAGGGGAAGTCCGGAGGGTTTGACAGGTATAACAAAACGTCGTGGGCAGTTTATCTcatcttccttttctttcttgatcTGACAATTCAATCTCTTACCTGTGCCCTACGCCTGTACTCAGCCATAGGCCCTTAACACACGTCTGACATACTGTCTGGAAGAGAGCTGCGATGGCGGTATGCTGTGGTAAGGAATAGGCAGCTTCAGTCTCACCCACAGGTAGACTGCCCGATCTTGAGCTTACCTACCGCATATAATGACAGAATCTTAATAGACCTCATTAACTAAAATTCCCGGACAAGCCAGCCAGGGCAATAAACATGCCCACATTCACTATTACTTGAAGACGTTAAAAACCACCGTAGAATTATTTCATGCACTTGCAACTCAACGCATCATATCTTCCTGATCCCCAGTATCCCCCAATTCATCGGTGATCCTGCCGCAAGTCCCCCTTCTCCAAATCCACCCTCGCAACTACCCGCCGTCTCGACACGCTTGCTTTCATCCGCTCCGTCaccccatcaacagcacCTCTTAGTTTCCCTTTACTCTCTTCTTGTACCTCATCGTCGCCTCCTCTTACCTCCTTCACTGTTTCCTTCATCGCACCATACGCCATTGTCTGCTTATAGTTCCGCACCTGTCCTaagtcatcaccatcataCTTCCCACCATGTTCACTCCCCTGCTTACCATTCCCACCATCCAGATCCTCCATCGCCTTCCGTCTGaacaccctcctcagccCCAAGCCCCACCTATGAAGAGGGTAGTCTGTCTCAACAGCACTACTCCACTTCTCACCCTGAAGGTCACTGGACACCATTCCAGTgttggaggacgaggtcCCCGATTGTGCAGAGAGATACCTACGCCACTCCCATAAGCGCCGTAGGCCAGGAATATGGGTATGAAAATCTTTCAGTTTAGGGGAAAGTGGGACGTAGGTTGGCTCTTCGTCAGGCTCGCGTGGTTGGGCCCAGATGTAGGTTGAGAAGAACCCTGCTATGGGGTTGACTCTGAAGGCGATGAAAATGAGCGGAAAGATTACAGCAAATGAGATTCCAACTAGAAGAGGGTCAGTCGAATGGGGGATATTACCTGGGGCGACTTAAACTCACTCAGGTATCCAAAGGCTTGACGAGCTGGCCACAGAACTTCTCCTGTTTCGGCAGAGTGGGGATAGATATCAAGCTGGATGGCCAGTACGCTTGCCATGA is a window of Podospora pseudopauciseta strain CBS 411.78 chromosome 1, whole genome shotgun sequence DNA encoding:
- a CDS encoding hypothetical protein (EggNog:ENOG502SX2D), with product MDNILLIPQLPLSFMASVLAIQLDIYPHSAETGEVLWPARQAFGYLIGISFAVIFPLIFIAFRVNPIAGFFSTYIWAQPREPDEEPTYVPLSPKLKDFHTHIPGLRRLWEWRRYLSAQSGTSSSNTGMVSSDLQGEKWSSAVETDYPLHRWGLGLRRVFRRKAMEDLDGGNGKQGSEHGGKYDGDDLGQVRNYKQTMAYGAMKETVKEVRGGDDEVQEESKGKLRGAVDGVTERMKASVSRRRVVARVDLEKGDLRQDHR
- a CDS encoding hypothetical protein (EggNog:ENOG503P073; COG:G; COG:O), with amino-acid sequence MASTRSSSGLRAVSLFCLIAASQAVPHGNVFKRQGTSSTRNGCFVSNVNDQRLLSASTYASDAMTVESCASFCFRHKYFALEFGRECYCGNSYTAQPVSDTQCSMPCAGNPAQNCGAGNRVDLYTNGLYVPRAPATLSTPYLGCFVDEGPRVLPNNLLGASDMTAEKCAAHCSNYSYFGLEYGRECWCGNSKPKNPAPETDCSFPCSGDDSQLCGAGGRINVWGSPLPSPENVGDFEYTGCFTDAVGQRSLRGKTTYDSQMTLEKCAASCTGYDYFGVSFAEECYCGDTLEPTAEEVPQAECAMRCPGNYNQVCGDANRLNVYSNAQCLPDPESPLSVPGFNYQACWTDQVGDRSLRDVVERSDNMTVETCAAICEDFNFFGVEFGRECFCGNTLYGEVAPASDCTFRCAGDSTQLCGAVDRLNLYYATVPPTTTSTVATPTPTPTLPVEEEDDGEPTATTETPTPTSTLPGGDEEDEEPTPVSTAVDAEPTDTDVEDEPPVETDVEDEEDDEALPTPTPN
- a CDS encoding hypothetical protein (COG:S; EggNog:ENOG503NYSZ); the protein is MPVTIKTGNTWPEAWDRELKVDSSFRRENETGPQYVNPKATSSSALLAGVSREEHSQSKGILQCSLAFDDKDLADSFVSPSNNGFVNTMVHAYSYHHHVVLRPEDIWFAVLTQLSFYMNKNAEALRSLFVAHEGKKELSIEMDDQGGGLENVDFGIFAKKMTHLLQENVLDPDFRQWIIPNFTTTTDNDLVVGSILMMGGLKEYFAYSCDTCCGMPSVTLLGEREDYEKILKRLDGLPRLGKEPTTFGLLLGPIIRRFIASFDNPRDPDVLSFWARSVDRESDSGTDDLTGWISAFCFWDSLGQCTYDGDNNWPSRLTLDGVKYGYAKTEEIPNGFAAVPVKIVYFGDEIHSRMVAGSVGIRGITYNERFGVDDSAPASASSRVTSLRDTIQPVVGWWIYRTENDTKGVNFSFKKRPSEPRFQSQAKPNAKLNSKIRAKQLVHQFIGLFKSHGI